In Verrucomicrobiia bacterium, the following are encoded in one genomic region:
- a CDS encoding aldehyde dehydrogenase family protein, protein MTPWNANSFFLSAKLASTLAAGCTAVIKPSELSAMQTQTWLECIREAVKLEPAVSLSGWFQLHNCTG, encoded by the coding sequence ATCACTCCTTGGAACGCGAACTCGTTTTTTCTTTCTGCCAAGCTTGCATCCACCCTCGCCGCCGGTTGTACGGCGGTCATTAAGCCCAGTGAGCTGAGCGCAATGCAAACGCAAACGTGGCTCGAATGCATTCGCGAGGCAGTGAAGCTGGAACCAGCTGTCAGCCTATCGGGCTGGTTCCAGCTTCACAACTGCACGGGTTAG